AGTGAAGAGCTGCTCAGTGAAATGCTCCATCGTCTTTGCTTGCAGCAAGGTGGTGTTGAGCTGGATTTCGACGAGATTTAATCGTGAGTAACCCCACACCGGTCAAACCGGCTAAACCGCTTTTTAGCAACGTCAGCCCCGCTGTGCCTTCGCCGTGCATCAGTATTTGTCGGCTTGATGAAAACAAAGTCTGCACCGGTTGCTGGCGGCATGTGGAAGACATCCGCGAATGGCGCTCGGCGGACGACAATCGCCGCCGACACATTCGCGCAACTGCCGAGCAGCGCAAGCTGGATGTTGAGCGACGTTTCGAATAATTCGGATTCAGTGCCCTGTCGGGGGTTCAGATCAGGCTATGGGATCGAATTATTGCTGCTCACCGTTGAGTTGGCGAAGCGCCCTGCCCGAAACACAGCGCTCTCAAACCGCGTCCATTGCGCTGTTTAGCGATCTTTCCAGATCGGCCTTGTAGCGCAGAAATAAAATGCTTTGCCCGCGCGTATCACCCAGCAGTCCGGAAAGGTCGAGGTCGGTGATGTAGCAGCGATAGCGTTCGCCTTCGCTGCGCTGTCGCAGGATTTGCTCTGCGACGACGGCGAATAATTGCTTGCCATATTCCAGCTCCGAGAACTCTCGCTGATTGCAGTACAAGGTGACGCTTACTTGCCCCTGGGTGGCTTCTTCGATGATCGCCTGCACCTCATAAAACGGTTTGTCGGCGGGCGTCGCTGGCGCTAAGCGGGGTTCGATGCGTCGGGCGCGACCTGGACCGCTGGGCATTAATTGGTAGTACAACGTTTCCAGCGCTAAAGGTAACAGCGGATTATCCAGCGATAACAACGCGCCGCGTCGAAAGACTAGCGACTGGAAGAAGCGTTGCAACGGCATTAACAGACTCGGCTCGTCAAAGTACGGCAACCGCTGGTGCCATAGGGCGTTATATTCGTCGAGCACATAAACGTCAGCGTGGGATTCGCTGATTCGGTAGAACACTTGAATACATTCGGGCTGGCCATGAGGCAGAATCATCGCCAAGTCATGGTCGTGCAACGCATACGCGTCTAGATGCAATGGGCTGTAACTGGGCAGCTCTTCACTCAAATAATCCAGTAACGCTGGAAAGCTGGGCAGCGGTACATGGTTGACCTGCCCGGGAATTATTTCCAGTACGTGGTATTGCTGCTGGACCTGAATGAGGTAGCGGTGGTTCAACCGTCGAACCAACAATAATTGTGCGGTTTTCACCAGCTCTTCGACCCGAAGAGCGATGGCGGGTGCGCGGTTATGGCAGAAGCAACGCACGCTTATTCGCGGCTGCTGCACACCCTCCGGCAGGTTGCTTAGTACATTGCTTAGGCAGTCTAGCAAGGCGTGGCGCCCGTCATACCGATTGACCAGTATTTCGTTCCAACTGTTAAGCGTGATTTGGTCGAAGGTCAGTACCAAATTCTCGCGAACCCCGGCGTAACTCAGCGAGTCAGTACGCTCGGTGGTCATCAGAATGTTCAGGTCGCGATGATGCTTGAGCGGATCGACGCCGACATTAACCAATAGCAACACCTCGCTCGGCACGCTGGGTCGCAGCAAATGCTCCTCGCTGATGGCGGTAAGGGGCAGGGGAATAGCCTGTTGCAGGCTGCCGATCAGGTTGAACAGCTCCAATTCGGTTAAATCGCTGGTGCCAGGGTGCAGTGCCAGGCGCGTGGTGGGGTCGATCACGTTGTTGCGGTGACACCACGTCAGCAATTCGAGCAATTCCCGGCTGCGCTTGATCGGTGAAAAGTGCTCACACTCGTGCGCGCCAAGGCTGCCGTTGTAGAGCGCCCACTGAGTTTTGCCGGGTTCACGTTTATTCGGCGATTGCACCAGGGTCAGTGTGTCTTCTGCCAAATCCGGCGCGATTCCTGGATTGATGAACTCAACTTTGCCGGCCTTGCGCTCGAACGCTGCATAAAGGCGTCGCCCGAGCATATTCAGGTCACGTTTGTTGATCAGGCTGACGGCTTTTTGCTTGCGGGCAAACTCGGTGAGGAATCGATAGCTGTGGTTCAGCTCGTTGACCAGCGCTCGGCGTTCGGTGGCGACTTGTCTCACTTTCCACTGGCTGCGGCTGTCGAGCAGCGCGAGCTGTCGTACGTCCCACTTCCATTCCTTGGTCAGACGTTCCAGCAGCAAGCGCTGCCAACTGGTGGTGCGCTGCCGTGGCGAGCCGGTGAGCTTTTTATTGACCTTCAGATAAAGGCTGCGCCGCACCAGTTCCAGACGCTCCGGCTCGCCTCGGGCGTTGAGGTACTCCTCAATGCGCCGGTAAACCATCATGTACGGGTCCAACTCATCGAGATTCAGCGCATCGGCAAACACCGCGTGTTTGAAGCGCAAACTCAGGCATTGCACGTGCGGCTGCTCGCTGGCATATACCTCTGTCAGCAGAAGTTTCAGAACCGACTTGTAGGGCGATTCGATGCCCTTGAACAGTTGCCAGAGTCCTGCGCCGATGAACTCGCCGGGCGGGATATGCGCCAGATGACCGAGATCGAGAATTTCATCCGCACGAATGAAACGCTTGGAGATCAGCGTATGGGTGTATTGACCGTAATGCTGTTCTTCATAGGTAGGTACCAACCACCACAGCGGTGTGCGGCCAGCCAGCCAGATAGCAGTGCGGTAAAACTCATCCAGCAGCAAGTAGTGTTGAGTGGTGCCGCAATCCTCTGAGCTCAATTGTGCATCGCGCTCACCCAGCACAAACCGTTTCGGGTCGATGAGGAAAAAATGCGCTTCAGCGCCTTGGCTAAGGGCCCAGCTTTCCAGCGCTTCGCATTTCTGGCGCAATTGGACGATGGCGCCTGAGCTCAGCAGCGAGTCATGGCAGACCCAAACGTCCATATCGCTCTGCTCGGCCTGGGCTAAGGTGCCGAGACTACCCATTAGATACAGACCGTGAATCGGTTGCGGTGGATTACCGTGGCGTTGCTTGTAGGAGAAGGATCGGGTCAATCGTTGCGCTTCAGCCAGCGCCTGAGCGTTAGGGTCATAGCCAGAAACCCCTGCGGGCGTACTGCCGGAAACATAGCCCGGTAATAGGGGATGATTAACGTGAAAGAACAGCGGCAATAGGGTCAATACCGCTTGTTGGCGTGTTGACAGACCTTCTATGGCACGGCCCAGCCGCCCATCGTTGACGGTCAGAAACCGATTGCGAAGTTGGCTGAGAACCTTGCGGTCGATGCCTTCATTCAGGTCGGGGCGGATTTCAAAGGTACGCGTCATCGCAGCTAACCGGCAGACGAGGTTCAAAAGAGTGTTCAAGGCGGCGAGAGCTTGCAGCTAACGAACGGGTACTTTTTAGCTGACTGAATAGTTGACGCCAAAATAATATCGGCAGCCGGTTTAAAAAGTGAAGGCCTGAAAGAATGGCTCGCGAGACCTGTTTGGAAGGTGAATTCCCGCGAGCCCGGCGAGGTTACTCAGGCGGTTTCGGTGACATTGAGGATGGTCAGAAGTGATTGGACGTGCTCGGCAGCTTCTAGACCCAAACTGGTCAGGTAGCCACCATCGAACTGAGTAATCAGTCCCTTATCAAACAAGCGCTGTGCGGCTGCAATCGCTTTGGGAGCTGCTATGTGGTGGACTTTGAGGCCCTCAAGGGTATTGCCCAGATTGAACAGTGCGAGGATTTCCAGTTCGGCAACCAACTCAGGGGTATACGACATAGACACTCCAGACATTTCCAGTGATGCGCCGCTCTGGTGTTGGGGGTCTGTCTTGAGTCAAGGTACAGGAACGAGCTGTCCTGCGCTTATTGAGCTCTTTAGGACCCAGAATGCCGGCGTGGCGCGACAGCCCCGGAGGTGATACGGCAGCGGGGCTTTTGCAGTGTAGACAGGGTGCGCTATTTTTGCAGCAGAACTTTAACCGCAGGTCATTTGGATTCAGGAGGCAGCGTTGGAAGCGCCCGCAGCGCCTGCTCATACCACTCAGTATTGAACGGGCGATCTTCTTCAAGTAGGGCGTCAATCTCTACTGCGAGCACATGGGCCATCAATTGCAGAATCTCTTCGCGCTCATAGCCGACTAATGTGAGCTTGTTGAAAGTCGCTTTGGCAGCCGGTGGAATATCGCTTTCGATCTGGTTTTCGATGGCCTGGATTAAGGTAGACTCGGCGAACTCTTCTTCATCGTCGTCAATTACGTCGTTTTTGTCGGTCATATTAATTTTCCTGAAAAAATAGCCACATGCGGGCAACAACAATGGTCTATAGCCAACTTATTGGCGAAGTGTGCCCGGCATTTCGGCAGATGCACGCCCCCAACAAGTTGGCCCCAGTCCTAGCGAGTGGCTAACAGCGCTTCGCCGCGCACTACTGCGGCTTTGACTTGAACCGGTGCAGTGCCGCCGATGTGGTTACGCGCACCGACCGAACCTTCGAGAGTCAATACGGCGAACACGTCCTGGTCAATGTGATCGCTGAAAGTACGCAGCTCTTGCAGGCTCATCTCGGCCAGATCCTTACCACTTTCCACGCCATACTTCACAGCATGGCCAACGATTTCGTGGCAGTCGCGAAAAGGCAGGCCACGGCGCACTAAGTAATCAGCAAGGTCTGTGGCGGTGGAGAAGCCACGTAAAGCCGCTTCGCGCATAATCGCGTGCTTGGGTTTGATTGCCGGAATCATGTCGGCAAAAGCACGTAACGAATCGCGCAAAGTGTCGGCGGCGTCGAAAAGCGGTTCTTTGTCTTCTTGATTGTCCTTGTTGTAGGCCAAAGGCTGACCTTTCATCAAAGTCAGCAGGCCCATTAACGCACCAAATACTCGACCGCTTTTGCCGCGTACCAGTTCTGGTACATCAGGATTTTTCTTTTGCGGCATGATCGAGCTGCCGGTACAGAAGCGATCTGGTAGGTCAATGAACTGAAACTGGGCGCTGGTCCACAACACCAACTCTTCGGAGAAGCGCGACAAGTGCATCATTGCAATGCTGGCTGCGGAACAAAATTCGATAGCGAAATCACGATCGGAAACACTGTCTAGTGAATTGCCACCCACGGCGTCAAAACCGAGCAGCTTGCAGACCATTTCGCGATCAATGGGGTAGGTCGTGCCCGCCAATGCAGCGCTTCCCAACGGCAAGCGATTGAGGCGCTTGCGACAGTCAACCAGGCGTTCGTAATCGCGGCTGAGCATCTCGAACCACGCCAACATGTGATGACCAAATGTCACTGGTTGGGCGGTTTGCAAGTGCGTGAAGCCAGGCATGATGGTCTCGGCTTCGCGTTTGGCTTGCCCCAGCAGACCCTGTTGCAGGCGAGTGATCTCAGCCAGGATCAGATCGATTTCATCGCGCAGCCACAGACGAATATCGGTCGCGACCTGATCGTTACGACTGCGTCCGGTGTGCAGTTTCTTGCCAGTGACGCCAATGCGATCGGTCAGGCGCGCTTCGATATTCATGTGCACATCTTCAAGGTCGATGCGCCAGTCGAAATTGCCAGCCTGGATTTCGGTCTGGATATTGTTCAGGCCGTCGATGATCGCATCACGCTCTGCGTCAGTGAGAACGCCAATGTGGGCCAGCATCGTTGCATGGGCGATGGAGCCCATGATGTCGTGGCGATAGAGGCGCTGATCAAAAGTCACGGAGGCGGTGAAGCGGGCGACAAACGCGTCGACGGGTTCACTGAAGCGGCCGCCCCAGGACTGATTGGTCTTGTCGGTGCTCATGGATTCGCTCGTTAGCCTGCTGTTTGGTGTTTAAAAATGGGAGTGGCCGAGGTTGAGGCGGCGCTGGCGATAATAGCAGGGTTGCTGTTTTTTTATTCTTGGGTAGCTTGTCGCTAGGGTCGGCGGCGCAGAGACTGATGCGATGCAAAATAGACAGCTGAAAACGGGGGCGGAGTCAGTGCCCGAAAAAGAATTTTTTCTACCTGAGCTGTGCGAGCCCCAGGCATTGTTGGTGTTGGTGGTTCTGGCTGAGCTATTGGTTATGGTTTTGGTGTTGGTCGAGCCCATGATTCCGGCATTTAACTGGGTGCGATTCGCGCTGATTTCACTGTTTGTACAATGGATCGTTTTGCTTTCAGCCGCTTTGATGTGCGGGTTGCGCCCCTGGCTGGCACGCTTGCCACCAAGTGTCGCGGGTTTGCTGTGTTGCGGGTTGGTAGTGGGATTGACCCTGGCGTGCACGGCAGCGACAGAGTATTTCGAACTGGCGGGAACGGCGACGGTCGGACTGAGGGTAGAGCGGTATTTTCGCTATTCGCTGATTGCGCTGATCATGTCGGCATTGATGTTGCGTTACTTTTATCTGCAAAGTCTGTGGCGCAAGCAGCAGCAAGGTGAATTGCGCGCCAGGATCGAATCGCTGCAAGCGCGGATCCGGCCGCACTTTCTCTTTAACACGCTCAACAGTATTGCCAGTTTGGTCGCTAGCGATCCGATTAAGGCCGAACAAGCGGTATTGGACTTATCCGATTTGTTTCGTGCGAGTCTCGCCAAGCCTGGAAATTTTGTTACATGGAGTGACGAACTTGAATTGGCAAAACGTTATCTTTCGATTGAGCAATATCGTCTCGGCGAGCGTCTACAGTTGGACTGGGTAGTGAGTGCAATTCCAGACGACTTGCCCATTCCACAGCTAACCTTGCAGCCATTACTTGAGAATGCCTTGCTCTACGGCATTGCACCGCGTGTTGAAGGCGGCGTAGTCAGGGTCGAAGCAACCTATAAAGAGGGGGAGTTTATATTGTGCGTCAGCAATCCCTATGACGAAGTCGCCAAAACGCAGACTTCCAACGGCACCCATCAGGCACTCGTGAACATTGGTGCGCGAATTACGGCACTTTTTGGCCCGCGCGCCAGTCTGAGCGTGGAACGTCGTGATGGTCGTCACTTCACCTGTCTACGCTATCCTTGTGCGAGACTCACGCAGGAAGCCAAAGCAATATGAATGTCCTGATCGTTGATGACGAACCCCTGGCCCGTGAGCGACTGAGTCGCTTGGTCAGTGAAATCGAGGGTTACAGAGTCCTCGAACCCAGCGCTACGAATGGCGAAGAAGCCTTGGCGCTGATCGATAGCCTTAAACCGGATGTAGTGCTGCTCGATATCCGTATGCCAGGTCTGGACGGTCTTCAGGTGGCCGCCAAATTGTGCGAGCGCGAGACGCCGCCCGCAGTTGTTTTCTGCACCGCTCACGACGAATTTGCCCTAGAGGCTTTTCAGGTAAGCGCTGTGGGGTACTTGGTTAAACCGGTACGAGCGGAGCATTTGCTTGAGGCGTTGAAAAAAGCCGAGCGGCCCAATCGTGTCCAGCTTGCAGCCATGACCCGACCTGCTGCTGAAACGGGTAGCGGTCCGCGTAGCCATATCAGTGCCCGAACCCGTAAGGGGATTGAGCTGATACCACTGGATCAGGTAGTTTTTTTCATTGCTGATCATAAGTACGTGACCCTGCGCCACGAAGGCGGCGAGGTGTTACTGGATGAGCCGCTCAAGGCGTTGGAAGATGAGTTCGGCGACCGGTTTGTACGCATCCACCGCAATGCGCTGGTCGCGCGGGATCGCATTGAGCGCTTGCAACGTACGCCGCTGGGACATTTCCAGCTGTTCCTGCGTGGTCTTAACGGCGACGCGCTGATCGTCAGCCGACGCCACGTAGCGGGTGTGCGGAAAATGATGCAGCAGCTTTAAGTGGCGCGACGTGTCACGTAACCGCGATTTCCCTTCGCGATTGGATACGCTCTGGCAGGGTTTTTACTGCTTCGCAGGAGCAGATATCAATCTGCCTGACGTGCCGCTTCAAGCTGACGCACGCCGGTGGGGCCTTGCAGCTGTTATTATCCGGAGCATCTACTCAAGTACGGATTGATCCATGTTCACTCGCGAAATTCGCATCGCTACCCGAAAAAGTGCGTTGGCCTTATGGCAGGCCGAATATGTCAAAGCCCGCCTTGAAGATTTTCATCCTGGATTGATCGTGACTTTGGTGCCCATGGTCAGCCGTGCTGACAAGTTGCTCGACTCACCCTTGTCCAAGATTGGTGGCAAGGGTTTGTTCGTCAAAGAGCTGGAAACAGCCATGCTTGAGGGTAATGCCGACATCGCGGTGCACTCGATGAAAGACGTTCCGATGGACTTCCCTGAAGGTCTTGGTCTGTTCTGTATCTGCGAGCGCGAAGACGCCCGCGACGCGTTTGTCTCCAACACTTTTGCTAGCCTGGATCAACTGCCTGCGGGCAGCATTGTCGGAACATCGAGCTTGCGTCGTCAGGCGCAACTGCTGTCGCGACGGCCGGATCTGCAGATTCGTTTCCTGCGCGGCAATGTAAACACCCGCTTGGCCAAACTGGATGCGGGTGAGTACGACGCGATTATTCTTGCGGCGGCTGGTTTGATTCGATTGGGCTTTGAAGGGCGTATCACCGCGCCAATCAGCATCGAAGACGGATTACCGTCAGGTGGTCAAGGCGCGGTGGCAATCGAATGCCGCACGGCTGATAGCGAAATTCAAGCCTTGCTCGTGCCTCTCAATCACGCTGATACCTCGGTGCGGGTGACCGCAGAACGAGCTTTGAACAAGCACCTCAATGGGGGCTGCCAAGTGCCCATCGCTTGTTACGCGGTGCTGGAAGGTGAGCAGATCTGGCTACGCGGAATGGTCGGCGATCCAGAAGGCGGCCTTCTTCTAAACGCGGATGCCCGGGGCCCTCGAGCTAACCCTGACGCACTGGGTGTCCAGGTTGCCGAAGCGTTGTTGGCCCAAGGTGCACAAGCTATTTTGCAAAAAGTATACGGCGAGGCGGGCGCAGAGTGACGGCTTGGCGACTGCTGCTGACGCGTCCCGCGCAGGAGTCAGCCGCGCTGGCGACCTTGCTGGGTGACGTTGGCGTCTATAGCAGCAGCCTGCCATTGCTGGACATCGAACCGCTACCAATCACCGGTGCGCAGCGCTCGATGATTTTCGATCTGGACCTTTACTCCGTTGTCATCGTCGTCAGCAAGCCGGCTGCACGCCTGGCTTTGTTGTTGATTGATGAGATCTGGCCGCAGCCGCCCATTCAACGGTGGTTCACGGTCGGCGCTGCGACCGCGCAGATTCTCGAAGAATATGGCCTGGACGTCGCCTATCCCCAAGGCGGTGAAGACAGCGAAGCCTTGCTCGAATTGGCACCCCTGAAAGAAACTTTGGCATCGCCTGGCGCGCGGGTACTAATTCTTCGTGGTGAAGGTGGTAGGGAACTGTTGGCCGAGCGCTTGCGTGGACTGGGCGCAAGTGTCGATTATCTCCCGTTGTACCGCCGCACCTTGCCCAGCTACGCTGCGTCTGAGCTGCCACGCCGTATTGAAGCGGAACGCCTGAACGGTGTGGTGGTCAGCAGTGGACAGGGTTTTGAACACTTGCGCATATTAGCAGGCGATGCCTGGCCGGATGTGGCACGGTTACCTTTATTTGTACCGAGCCCTCGGGTCGCCGAACTGGCGTATGCGGCGGGGGCCCAGACAGTTGTGGATTGTCGTGGCGCTAATGCCACGGCTTTGCTGGCGGCGTTACGGGCACAGCCGGAACCTGCCCTCTAGGCGTAGCGATGATGGCCTCATTCAGAGCAGCGTTGTCTTCGAAGTGATGTGCGCCCTAATGCAAAGGATGAATACGTGAGCGAAACAGTTTTGCCCAAAGAACAACTTGAACCGGTGATTGAGGTGCCTGCGCCAAACCCGAATACTCCTTCGAAGAACCGTGGCAGCGGCCTTGTGATCTTGGCTTTGTTGCTGGGCGTTGCGGGTATCGCGGTTGGCGGTTGGGGGGTGTGGCAGGTGCGTAGCCTCCAAGCAGGTCATCAACAGCAGTTGTCCCAATTACAGGACATTGGCACGCAGACGCAGACGCTCAAGCAGGGTGAGCAGCAATTGTCCGCACGACTGGCGCAAATGCCACCCCCAGCGGAGTTGGAAGACCGCCGGCGTCTGGTGGCTCAACTTCAAAGCGATCAGCAGCGGTTGAGTCAACGCTTGGAGACTGTGCTGGGTGCCAGTCGCCAAGATTGGCGATTGGCCGAGGCCGAGCACTTGCTGCGGTTGGCCAGCCTGCGTTTATCGGCGTTGCAGGATATCAACAGCGCGTTGGCCTTGGTTCAAGGTGCCGATCAGATTCTGCAAGAGCAGGATGATCCAGGTTCGTTCGGCGCCCGCGAGCAATTGGCCAAAAGCCTGGCCGCATTGCGTAGCGTCGAACAGCCGGATCGTACCGGACTGTTCTTGCAACTTGGGGCCTTGCGTAATCAGGTTCTTCAGCTCAACACCTTGGCGCCCGAGTATCAGGACAAAGGTGAATCACTGCTGGGTCTAACTGCTGCCGGCGATGCCACCCAAAGCCGTTGGGCGCAATGGTGGGATCAGATCTCGCATTACATCCGTATTGACTTCAACGCCGACAAAGACATCCGTCCGTTACTGGCTGGGCAGAGTCTGACTCAGGTTCGACTGGCCTTGAGTCTGACGCTGGAACAGGCGCAATGGGCAGCGCTCAATGGCGAGCCCAAGGTCTACGCCCAAGCGCTGGCGGAAGCGCGCAACGTCCTGCAAAACAACTTCAACAAAGACAATCCGCAGAACAAGGTGCTTGATGACCAACTGCAAGCGCTGACAACGCAGCCTGTGGCAGTAATTACACCTGATTTGGCGCGAAGCCTGAGTTCGGTGCAGGCCTACCTTGAGCAACGTCATGTCGCCGCAAATAAGCCTGACGCACAAGCCAAGCAGGAGACCAGCCCATGAAACGTGTGTACCTGATTCTGTTTGCGGTAATCGCCGTCGCGGCATTGATTGGCGTGGCCATTTCCCAACAGTCGGGCTATGTGTTGATTTCGTATCAAAACTTTCGCTACGAATCGAGCCTGTGGGCAACGTTAGGGCTACTGCTGCTTATTTGGCTGGTGGTATTTGTGGTGCGGGTTTTATTGAACCTGGTCACAACTTCCAGTGGGGTGGTCAATCCATGGTCGCGGCGTAACCGCAGTCGTCGAGTGCAGCAGGCGATCGAGCAAGGTCAACTGGACCTCGCCGAAGGCCGTTGGGCTAGCGCGCAAGGTCATCTTCAGCGCGCGGCTGAGGCTGACCGTCAGCCGCTGCTGTACTACCTTGGCGCAGCGCGAGCGGCGAATGAGCTCGGTCGCTACGAAGACAGTGACAGCCTGCTAGAGCGTGCCCTGGAGCGGCAACCGCATGCAGAACTGGCTATCGCGTTAAGTCACGCGCAGTTGCAGTTGGATCGCGGCGATAACGACGGTGCACGGGCCACTCTGGAGGCCATGCATGAACGCCACCCACGCAACCCACAAGTACTGCGCCAATTGCAACGTCTTTATCAGCAGCAACAGGATTGGGCTGCGCTGATTCGGCTGATGCCCGAGCTGCGAAAGGACAAGGTACTGCCTTCGGCGGAACTGCTTGAGCTAGAGCGCCGGGCTTGGGGTGAAAATCTGACGCTCGCGGCGCACCGCGAACTGGAAGGCGAGGCTGGACTCCAGTCGCTCAACAACGCTTGGAAACAACTTTCCTCCGCGCAACGGCAGGAACCGCCTCTGGTTCTGGCCTATGCCGAGCAATTACGTCAATTAGGCGCCGACGGAGAAGCAGAGGAGGTGCTGCGAGGGGCGCTCAAGCGTGATTACAACAGTCATTTGGCGCGTTTCTACGGACTCTTGCGCGGCAATGATCCCGCCCGGCAGTTGCAAATGGCCGAAGGCTGGCTCAAACAACATCCCGCCGATCCAAGCCTGCTGTTGACACTTGGACGTCTGTGCCTTCAAAGCAGTTTATGGGGTAAAGCGCGTGACTATCTGGAAGACAGTTTGCGCTTGCAGCGTAATCCGGAGGCATGCGCGGAATTGGCGCGACTCTTAGCGCAACTGGGCGAAACGGACCGAAGTAACCAACTGTTTCAGGAAGGTCTTGGGTTACTTGACGAGCGTTTGCTGGCGAGGCCGCTTCCCGCGTTAGCGAGGGCGTAACCCTTGAGGGGGGGCGTCGTGAGCGCGGGCTCCTACGTCCTTGCTGGAACAGTTTGACAGCTAGCTTGTAGGACGTTTCCAGTCTGTTGGTAGCCGAACGGGGATATTTTTCATAGCCGGTATAAAGTCCTACAGACCACGTCATTAGGGGCTTACGGCATTGCAGACGTATCCGTACGCTGATGCCTTGAAACGTTCAGATGCTTTCTCTACCGTAGGTGCCCTCGCATTCTGTAACGGATCCGCCATGCAATTGGCTCGCTCGCGTCCCCTGTTTTTTTGGCGTTCATAGCCTGTGCGCTTGTTATCGGCATTGCGCTGTTTCTTGAGTATGAGGCGGGGCTGACACCCTGTGCTTTGTGCATTCTTCAACGCACCTGTGTGGTTACGTTCGGCGTCATTTCGTTGATCGCTTACCTGCATGCGCCTGGCAAGCTTGCTTGGCAGATTTATTCTTCAATGCTGCTGCTTATTGCCTTGGCTGGTGCAATGATTGCGGGGCGACAGGTTTGGTTGCAGACGATACCGGCTCAAGATTCAATGTCATGCTTGCCAGGTTTCGAGTATTTGTTTGAAATAATGTCTATTAGCCAAGCCTTATCGCGCCTTTTCGAGAGTGGGGTAAATTGCGATGAGGTCACTTGGACACTGTTTGAAATGAGTGTTCCTGAATGGAGTCTGCTGGCCTTCGTAGGTTTGATTGTGTTCGCAACCTATCAGTTGTTTCAACGTGAGCCTGCTAGCGTAGACCACGAATAGTCGAATTCCCAAGCCCTTCAAGATTAAACACTTGTATGAACTTTCTCTCCTGCGTACCTTGATGGGGTTGGTGTGCGGGCATAATCTGGTCCGTACGCGTTATTGGAAATATGGCGTTTATGTGGCTTCATCAGACCCGTCTCTAACCCAGAGACGTACTAGAAGTCTGGGGAGGCGGTACACAGCCGCATGACCCTGAAGGGAAGAGAGAAACCATCATGCTGGAAAGTTGCAAGAATGCTCAGGAGCGTTGGGGCGGAGTTCATAAGCTGA
The nucleotide sequence above comes from Pseudomonas sp. AB6. Encoded proteins:
- the hemC gene encoding hydroxymethylbilane synthase, whose protein sequence is MFTREIRIATRKSALALWQAEYVKARLEDFHPGLIVTLVPMVSRADKLLDSPLSKIGGKGLFVKELETAMLEGNADIAVHSMKDVPMDFPEGLGLFCICEREDARDAFVSNTFASLDQLPAGSIVGTSSLRRQAQLLSRRPDLQIRFLRGNVNTRLAKLDAGEYDAIILAAAGLIRLGFEGRITAPISIEDGLPSGGQGAVAIECRTADSEIQALLVPLNHADTSVRVTAERALNKHLNGGCQVPIACYAVLEGEQIWLRGMVGDPEGGLLLNADARGPRANPDALGVQVAEALLAQGAQAILQKVYGEAGAE
- a CDS encoding LytTR family DNA-binding domain-containing protein, giving the protein MNVLIVDDEPLARERLSRLVSEIEGYRVLEPSATNGEEALALIDSLKPDVVLLDIRMPGLDGLQVAAKLCERETPPAVVFCTAHDEFALEAFQVSAVGYLVKPVRAEHLLEALKKAERPNRVQLAAMTRPAAETGSGPRSHISARTRKGIELIPLDQVVFFIADHKYVTLRHEGGEVLLDEPLKALEDEFGDRFVRIHRNALVARDRIERLQRTPLGHFQLFLRGLNGDALIVSRRHVAGVRKMMQQL
- a CDS encoding DUF1289 domain-containing protein, with amino-acid sequence MSNPTPVKPAKPLFSNVSPAVPSPCISICRLDENKVCTGCWRHVEDIREWRSADDNRRRHIRATAEQRKLDVERRFE
- a CDS encoding sensor histidine kinase, with the translated sequence MQNRQLKTGAESVPEKEFFLPELCEPQALLVLVVLAELLVMVLVLVEPMIPAFNWVRFALISLFVQWIVLLSAALMCGLRPWLARLPPSVAGLLCCGLVVGLTLACTAATEYFELAGTATVGLRVERYFRYSLIALIMSALMLRYFYLQSLWRKQQQGELRARIESLQARIRPHFLFNTLNSIASLVASDPIKAEQAVLDLSDLFRASLAKPGNFVTWSDELELAKRYLSIEQYRLGERLQLDWVVSAIPDDLPIPQLTLQPLLENALLYGIAPRVEGGVVRVEATYKEGEFILCVSNPYDEVAKTQTSNGTHQALVNIGARITALFGPRASLSVERRDGRHFTCLRYPCARLTQEAKAI
- a CDS encoding class I adenylate cyclase: MTRTFEIRPDLNEGIDRKVLSQLRNRFLTVNDGRLGRAIEGLSTRQQAVLTLLPLFFHVNHPLLPGYVSGSTPAGVSGYDPNAQALAEAQRLTRSFSYKQRHGNPPQPIHGLYLMGSLGTLAQAEQSDMDVWVCHDSLLSSGAIVQLRQKCEALESWALSQGAEAHFFLIDPKRFVLGERDAQLSSEDCGTTQHYLLLDEFYRTAIWLAGRTPLWWLVPTYEEQHYGQYTHTLISKRFIRADEILDLGHLAHIPPGEFIGAGLWQLFKGIESPYKSVLKLLLTEVYASEQPHVQCLSLRFKHAVFADALNLDELDPYMMVYRRIEEYLNARGEPERLELVRRSLYLKVNKKLTGSPRQRTTSWQRLLLERLTKEWKWDVRQLALLDSRSQWKVRQVATERRALVNELNHSYRFLTEFARKQKAVSLINKRDLNMLGRRLYAAFERKAGKVEFINPGIAPDLAEDTLTLVQSPNKREPGKTQWALYNGSLGAHECEHFSPIKRSRELLELLTWCHRNNVIDPTTRLALHPGTSDLTELELFNLIGSLQQAIPLPLTAISEEHLLRPSVPSEVLLLVNVGVDPLKHHRDLNILMTTERTDSLSYAGVRENLVLTFDQITLNSWNEILVNRYDGRHALLDCLSNVLSNLPEGVQQPRISVRCFCHNRAPAIALRVEELVKTAQLLLVRRLNHRYLIQVQQQYHVLEIIPGQVNHVPLPSFPALLDYLSEELPSYSPLHLDAYALHDHDLAMILPHGQPECIQVFYRISESHADVYVLDEYNALWHQRLPYFDEPSLLMPLQRFFQSLVFRRGALLSLDNPLLPLALETLYYQLMPSGPGRARRIEPRLAPATPADKPFYEVQAIIEEATQGQVSVTLYCNQREFSELEYGKQLFAVVAEQILRQRSEGERYRCYITDLDLSGLLGDTRGQSILFLRYKADLERSLNSAMDAV
- a CDS encoding TIGR02647 family protein, translating into MSYTPELVAELEILALFNLGNTLEGLKVHHIAAPKAIAAAQRLFDKGLITQFDGGYLTSLGLEAAEHVQSLLTILNVTETA
- the argH gene encoding argininosuccinate lyase; this translates as MSTDKTNQSWGGRFSEPVDAFVARFTASVTFDQRLYRHDIMGSIAHATMLAHIGVLTDAERDAIIDGLNNIQTEIQAGNFDWRIDLEDVHMNIEARLTDRIGVTGKKLHTGRSRNDQVATDIRLWLRDEIDLILAEITRLQQGLLGQAKREAETIMPGFTHLQTAQPVTFGHHMLAWFEMLSRDYERLVDCRKRLNRLPLGSAALAGTTYPIDREMVCKLLGFDAVGGNSLDSVSDRDFAIEFCSAASIAMMHLSRFSEELVLWTSAQFQFIDLPDRFCTGSSIMPQKKNPDVPELVRGKSGRVFGALMGLLTLMKGQPLAYNKDNQEDKEPLFDAADTLRDSLRAFADMIPAIKPKHAIMREAALRGFSTATDLADYLVRRGLPFRDCHEIVGHAVKYGVESGKDLAEMSLQELRTFSDHIDQDVFAVLTLEGSVGARNHIGGTAPVQVKAAVVRGEALLATR